The Microcoleus sp. FACHB-68 genomic interval CCGCAATCCAAAATTCCTCTGAGCGAGTGCTGATTGTGGGAGGTGGCTTAACGGCGGGACATCTAGCCATCGGTGCCATGCGGCGAGGCGCAAAGGTATTGTTGATGGCAAGACGCCAGCTGCAAGAAAAATTATTTGATGCTGAACCCGGTTGGTTGGGGCCAAAATATTTGAAGGGATTTTGGGCTGAAACTGATTGGGAGCGCCGATGGGAGTTAATCCAGCTAGCTCGGAATGGGGGATCGATGACGCCGGCAATGATGTTGCGGCTGCGACGCGCCCACCGAGAAGGCCAACTTGCCCTTTATGAACGATGCCAAGTCGTTAAGGCTGAGTGGCTGGGCAACTGCTGGCGGGTTGGCTGTGATGGTGGCCAGGTGTATGAGTGTGAGCGGATCTGGCTATCCACCGGCACGAAATTTGAGGTGGCAGCGGAGCCTTTACTGGCAGATGTGTTGGATGCTTATCCGACGCCGATGGTGAATGGCTTGCCGGTGTTGGATGAGCATTTGCGCTGGCCCGGTTGCGAGTTATTTGTGATGGGTGGTTTAGCGGCTTTGCAAGTGGGTCCGGTGGCGAGGAATCTATACGGTGCGAGGATGGGGAGTGAGCGAATTGTGCCGGCGCTAATTAAAGCGAGTGTGGGGCTTTCTCGTGCTAGAAGTGCTTAGAGATAGGCAGGAATTTTGGGCGGTTTAGATATGCCAGAGTGAGCGAATTTGCTGGAATGCGGGGTGGTGTAGATTGTAGGTGAGTTGAGTGGTGCCGGCTAAAACAGTGTGGATAGGAATGATTTCCATGACGCTGTTGGTATAGGCGAGTGCTTCAAATTCTTTTACCAATTGGGTTGACCAAGGTTCTTCTCTCACCGGCACTTGATGTTGTTTTAGCCAGTTCACAATCTGTGAGCGCATCAGGCCGGCTAGAATTCCTGTGTTTGTCGGCGGTGTCCACCATTGCTGATCCCGCCATCCCCAAAGGTTGCCGGTGCTGCTTTCTAGCCAGTTGCCGGTTGAGTCTACTAAAATTGCTTCCTGAGTACCCTGTTTTAGGGCAGTTTGCAGGGCAAGCCAAGCCGGCAGGTAGTTGCCGGTTTTGTGAGCCGGTAGGGATCTGGCGTAGTCGGGGGAGTCTGCCAGCCAAGCGCGGATTCCGTCCTGTTGCCGATTCGCCAAGTCTGCCGGTAAAATACGTCCTGTAATCAGTTCTCGCCCATCTGGGAAAATAACCATTCTCAATACCGGCCAGTTTTCCTTCATCAGTTCGGCACCCTGACGCAGCCGGTGCCAGTCTGGTGGTTGCCAGCCAAACGTTTTCACGCTGAATTGGAGGCGTTCACAGTGGCCGGCCCAGTTCGTCAAGGGATGATCGAGCGAGTCGTGATAGACTCGCAGGGTGGTAAAGACTGTAGCCCCGTAAATAAATCCCGGATCGTCAATAGCCAGTTCCAATGTGCCTGATTCAATCAGGCTGCCGGTATACCAAAACATTTATATAACGGGGTGAGTATATTCAATTAATACAAACTTGTTAAACTAGATAATAACATATGTAATAAAACTAGGTTTCTCAAATGAATTTAAACTCTGAATCACCTGCAAAACCTGTTTTGTCTCTTTGCATGATTGTGAAGAATGAAAGCAAGAATTTACCTCGGTGCTTAGCGAGTGCTAAACCTTATGTTGATGAAATGATTGTCGTAGATACTGGCTCTCAAGATAACACGCCTGAAATTGCAGAAAAATACGGGGCACAAGTTAGTTATTTTGAATGGTGCGATGATTTTGCTGCCGCTCGCAATTATTCGATTGCCCAAGCATCAGGAGACTGGATTTTAGTTTTTGATGCGGATGAAGAGCTAGTTGTTGAGTCAGAAAAATTTTTAGAGCAAATTTCCTCCCCATCAGAAATTATTGCTTATTTTTTAACACGGACTGAAAAAAGTTATAGGCTTAGCATGACTCCCTTGGTCACTCCGAGATTGTTCCGAAATTTACCAGGGATTAGGTTTGAAGGCAAATTTCACGAGCAACTAAAATACAATGATCAATACATTAGTAATTATAAAGTTTCTGTTTTAGAAAGTATTAGCATTTTACATTATGGCTACGGAGAAGAGGAGCTAGAGCAAAAAAACTTCAGTCGTAATATCCCAATTTTAGAGCGCATTCGACGGGAAGAAGGTTTGAGCCTGATGCTCCTCTATTGCCTTTCTGGAATGT includes:
- a CDS encoding glycosyltransferase family 2 protein, translated to MNLNSESPAKPVLSLCMIVKNESKNLPRCLASAKPYVDEMIVVDTGSQDNTPEIAEKYGAQVSYFEWCDDFAAARNYSIAQASGDWILVFDADEELVVESEKFLEQISSPSEIIAYFLTRTEKSYRLSMTPLVTPRLFRNLPGIRFEGKFHEQLKYNDQYISNYKVSVLESISILHYGYGEEELEQKNFSRNIPILERIRREEGLSLMLLYCLSGMYNDMQQPEKAQECCAEAFERLFPNLLEGNPPEDFLMVPSLLYTLGAQSLNQNDYETARLISQRGLEWCPQYPPLNYLAGMTLMALGFPLGACVYLEKCIQIGREGSYYQGEPFEQSFITTDPSVGLGLAYLHLKRWTEAAAAFEQALSFNPSCLEAKENLEKIRGLLTT
- a CDS encoding FAD/NAD(P)-binding protein; the encoded protein is MIIIIIFFTSMALNPALQQSQIDIAIVGGGPQALTIATHLLQKRKDIGRKFLVFEGTGTWMSQWRERFAALEIPHLRSPAVHHPDPNPHALRGFAESRPDELFAPYDLPSTQLFADFCQDAIRRFGLEDKIVQAKVTRIIPPPQTESPYHKRFRVELQDGQLLSARRVVLATGTSKLQMPSWVGKIQTPYPKDRLCHSRNIDLRCFPAIQNSSERVLIVGGGLTAGHLAIGAMRRGAKVLLMARRQLQEKLFDAEPGWLGPKYLKGFWAETDWERRWELIQLARNGGSMTPAMMLRLRRAHREGQLALYERCQVVKAEWLGNCWRVGCDGGQVYECERIWLSTGTKFEVAAEPLLADVLDAYPTPMVNGLPVLDEHLRWPGCELFVMGGLAALQVGPVARNLYGARMGSERIVPALIKASVGLSRARSA
- a CDS encoding aminotransferase class IV, with product MFWYTGSLIESGTLELAIDDPGFIYGATVFTTLRVYHDSLDHPLTNWAGHCERLQFSVKTFGWQPPDWHRLRQGAELMKENWPVLRMVIFPDGRELITGRILPADLANRQQDGIRAWLADSPDYARSLPAHKTGNYLPAWLALQTALKQGTQEAILVDSTGNWLESSTGNLWGWRDQQWWTPPTNTGILAGLMRSQIVNWLKQHQVPVREEPWSTQLVKEFEALAYTNSVMEIIPIHTVLAGTTQLTYNLHHPAFQQIRSLWHI